The following are from one region of the Paenibacillus sabinae T27 genome:
- a CDS encoding YxcD family protein → MSLTVLSMDEIINAICLHMAERKGVQATDVQVELSWEEDTGYTAEVWTQGRSQYIVESNIIEAILRYLHTEYNIRAYREDVRLELDEEITAVVHG, encoded by the coding sequence ATGTCCCTAACCGTTCTAAGCATGGACGAGATTATCAACGCCATTTGCCTTCATATGGCTGAGCGCAAGGGAGTTCAGGCAACCGATGTCCAGGTGGAGCTCAGCTGGGAAGAAGATACTGGCTACACCGCTGAGGTGTGGACGCAGGGCCGAAGCCAGTATATCGTCGAGAGCAACATCATCGAGGCGATCCTGCGCTATCTTCATACCGAATACAACATCCGTGCATACCGCGAGGATGTCAGACTGGAGCTGGACGAGGAGATCACCGCGGTCGTCCATGGCTGA
- a CDS encoding thioredoxin domain-containing protein produces the protein MNEKTVPPKHTNRLVNEKSPYLLQHAHNPVDWLPWGDEAFEKAKAENKPVFVSIGYSSCHWCHVMEEESFADEEVAGLLNGNFVSIKVDREERPDIDALYMSVCQAMTGAGGWPLTVVLTPEKKPFYAGTYFPKRRMMGQVGLMEVLEQIRLKWETDSDKLTRLGDELLSEIQAAALKNNEGEEVGLTDELLHHAFRLYTTLFDETYGGFGQAPKFPTPHNLSFLLAYSQAFDKPEALRMVEKTLESMYRGGIYDHIGFGFARYSTDDQWLVPHFEKMLFDNALLASAYVEAYQITGKPLYSEIAESVFTYVLRGMTSPEGAFYSAEDADSDGEEGAFYIFSREEIEEALGAQDMHSYCHVYGITEEGISQGYSIPNLLEGLPEELADKLDMNPLALRTRIEEWREKLFAYREKRVHPSKDDKVLTSWNGLMIASLAKGAKAFQKPEYAKAAGAAADFIWNRLRREDGRLLARYRDGEAAYLGYVDDYAFMIWGLTELYEATGDAVYLERALVLKDGLLELFTDEEEGGFFFTGKDAEKLPIRSKELYDGAMPSGNSVAVKTLYKLAAITQDVKLKGVAERTAAVLAKAAMKYPASYGMFLQALLALTSGGKEWVLSGKKDDPSLHSMISLVQKAYLPEASLIIHWEDQAAELTALLPHLKDKPAIGGAATAYVCQDFACREPITSLDAVRELLAKKEQETK, from the coding sequence ATGAACGAAAAAACCGTTCCGCCGAAACACACCAACCGGTTAGTCAACGAGAAGAGTCCTTATTTGCTCCAGCACGCACACAATCCGGTGGATTGGCTCCCTTGGGGAGATGAAGCGTTCGAAAAGGCGAAAGCGGAGAACAAGCCTGTATTTGTATCAATCGGCTATTCAAGCTGTCACTGGTGTCATGTCATGGAAGAAGAGTCTTTCGCGGATGAAGAGGTTGCCGGGCTGTTAAACGGAAATTTTGTATCGATCAAGGTAGACCGCGAGGAGAGGCCGGATATCGACGCTCTGTATATGTCGGTCTGTCAGGCGATGACTGGGGCGGGGGGCTGGCCCTTGACGGTGGTCTTGACGCCCGAGAAGAAGCCGTTCTATGCAGGGACGTATTTTCCGAAGCGGCGGATGATGGGACAGGTCGGCTTGATGGAAGTGCTGGAACAGATCCGTTTAAAATGGGAGACGGACAGCGACAAGCTAACCCGGCTTGGCGACGAGCTGCTCTCTGAAATTCAGGCTGCGGCACTCAAGAACAACGAGGGTGAAGAGGTCGGTTTAACGGATGAATTGCTGCATCATGCGTTCCGCTTGTACACAACGCTGTTCGATGAGACGTATGGCGGTTTCGGGCAGGCTCCGAAGTTTCCGACCCCGCATAATCTGTCTTTTCTGCTCGCATACAGTCAGGCGTTCGACAAGCCGGAGGCGCTGCGAATGGTGGAGAAGACGCTGGAATCCATGTACCGGGGCGGGATCTACGACCATATCGGATTCGGCTTTGCCCGTTATTCCACCGACGATCAGTGGCTCGTGCCCCATTTTGAAAAAATGCTCTTCGACAACGCGCTCCTTGCCTCAGCTTATGTGGAAGCCTATCAAATCACTGGGAAGCCGCTGTATTCGGAGATTGCGGAGAGCGTGTTCACTTATGTATTGCGCGGCATGACTTCACCCGAAGGGGCGTTCTATTCGGCGGAGGATGCCGATTCGGACGGCGAGGAAGGCGCATTTTATATTTTCAGCAGGGAAGAGATTGAAGAAGCGCTGGGCGCCCAGGATATGCATTCGTACTGTCATGTGTACGGGATCACGGAGGAGGGCATTTCGCAAGGATACAGCATCCCGAATCTGCTTGAAGGCCTGCCGGAAGAGCTAGCGGACAAGCTGGACATGAACCCGTTGGCCCTGCGGACCCGGATCGAGGAGTGGCGGGAGAAGCTGTTCGCGTACAGAGAGAAGCGGGTGCATCCGTCCAAGGATGACAAAGTGCTGACCTCGTGGAACGGTTTGATGATCGCGTCGCTGGCCAAAGGAGCCAAAGCGTTCCAAAAGCCGGAATACGCCAAGGCCGCCGGGGCTGCGGCGGATTTCATCTGGAACCGGCTGCGGCGCGAGGATGGCCGGCTGCTGGCGAGATACCGGGACGGCGAGGCCGCTTACCTTGGATATGTCGACGATTATGCTTTTATGATCTGGGGGCTGACCGAGCTGTACGAAGCCACAGGAGACGCCGTTTATCTGGAGCGCGCGCTGGTGCTTAAAGACGGGCTGCTCGAGCTGTTCACGGACGAGGAGGAGGGCGGATTTTTCTTCACAGGCAAGGATGCGGAGAAGCTTCCCATCCGCTCGAAGGAGCTGTATGACGGTGCGATGCCGTCGGGCAACTCTGTCGCCGTGAAGACGCTGTATAAGCTTGCGGCCATTACTCAGGATGTCAAGCTGAAGGGCGTGGCCGAGCGGACGGCTGCTGTGCTGGCGAAAGCCGCGATGAAATATCCCGCAAGCTACGGGATGTTCCTGCAAGCCCTGCTGGCTTTGACAAGCGGCGGCAAGGAATGGGTCCTCTCCGGCAAAAAAGACGACCCGTCGCTGCACAGCATGATCTCACTGGTCCAGAAGGCTTATCTGCCTGAGGCTTCGCTGATCATCCATTGGGAAGATCAGGCGGCTGAGCTTACGGCTTTGCTTCCTCATTTGAAGGACAAGCCGGCCATCGGCGGAGCGGCTACCGCGTATGTCTGTCAGGACTTTGCCTGCCGCGAGCCGATTACAAGCCTGGATGCGGTGCGCGAGCTTTTGGCGAAAAAAGAGCAGGAGACGAAATAA
- a CDS encoding ABC transporter substrate-binding protein: MKRTKGRLTMLCVSLAGVLALTACGGQANEGQNSQTGSSESAKTKTIYIYQNKIEIDKALKKTAEAYTALHPDIQFSIESVSDNFSTGLKTKLASGELPDVFTVLGNQDLKLWQSQLEDLTDQPWTKDMIPLAKEGITGDDGKVYGLPVSVEGYGYVYNKKLFQQAGISKVPVTLTELKQDVESLKSAGIQPLVGAYMDWYQAGNFLVNMGIARQKDPLAFIKGLYDGTATFVGNEIFKEVADFIQYDFANGKNGLSTNFNNQTTQLVNGEIAMTLGGNWLQPTIDNGNASLETGLMPLPVNDNPEENDKLYAGVSGYWAINKDSNVKKEVKDFFNWLVTTPEGQTHMTKDMQLIPGFSSFSADNETIGDLGADLSRYLKEGKVYGSYNSYYPDGVAQAFGEAVQRFVAGQVDKDGFLQELQNEWDRLAE, from the coding sequence ATGAAGAGAACAAAAGGGAGACTTACTATGCTGTGCGTGTCGTTGGCAGGGGTGCTGGCATTGACGGCATGCGGTGGACAAGCGAACGAAGGACAAAATTCGCAAACGGGTTCTTCGGAAAGCGCTAAAACCAAGACAATATATATTTATCAGAACAAAATTGAGATTGACAAGGCATTGAAAAAGACAGCAGAAGCGTACACTGCCCTTCACCCGGACATTCAATTTTCGATTGAGTCTGTCAGCGACAATTTCAGCACGGGTCTCAAGACCAAGTTGGCTTCCGGAGAACTGCCCGATGTCTTTACAGTACTTGGGAATCAGGATTTGAAACTCTGGCAGTCTCAACTGGAGGACTTGACGGATCAGCCCTGGACTAAAGATATGATTCCCCTGGCGAAGGAAGGCATTACCGGAGATGATGGAAAAGTATACGGACTGCCGGTATCTGTGGAAGGATATGGATATGTCTATAACAAAAAGCTCTTTCAGCAAGCGGGGATATCCAAGGTTCCCGTAACATTAACCGAATTGAAACAGGATGTCGAATCGCTGAAATCAGCCGGAATACAACCCTTAGTAGGGGCATATATGGATTGGTATCAGGCTGGTAATTTCCTGGTTAATATGGGGATTGCCCGTCAGAAGGATCCGCTGGCTTTTATTAAAGGGTTATATGACGGAACCGCTACATTTGTTGGAAATGAAATTTTTAAGGAAGTGGCGGATTTTATTCAATATGATTTTGCCAACGGAAAGAACGGGCTGAGCACCAACTTTAATAATCAGACTACCCAATTGGTGAATGGCGAGATAGCTATGACGCTCGGAGGAAACTGGCTCCAGCCGACTATTGATAATGGAAATGCGAGCCTCGAAACAGGGTTAATGCCTCTCCCGGTGAACGACAATCCGGAAGAGAATGACAAACTGTATGCGGGCGTTAGTGGTTATTGGGCCATCAATAAGGATTCTAATGTAAAAAAAGAAGTAAAGGACTTCTTCAACTGGCTTGTCACTACGCCGGAAGGACAAACCCATATGACCAAGGACATGCAGCTTATACCGGGATTCTCTTCCTTTTCGGCAGATAATGAAACGATTGGTGATTTGGGAGCAGACCTTTCCCGCTACTTAAAGGAAGGAAAGGTATATGGATCGTACAATTCCTACTACCCGGATGGTGTTGCACAGGCTTTTGGGGAAGCTGTACAGAGATTTGTAGCCGGTCAAGTGGATAAGGACGGTTTCCTCCAAGAATTACAAAACGAATGGGATCGTCTGGCTGAATAA
- a CDS encoding iron-sulfur cluster biosynthesis family protein: MKIQVTPLAEKRLKERLGSQPGTFKLFYDTVDCGCDGINVLLILDKPDTGDLHVDAGDLPVVVGNQHEIFYEEQLKLDADANTSTFKLSSDSQLYGQNILVRDTRGLQEFESAPASACEVRTRS, encoded by the coding sequence ATGAAAATTCAGGTGACACCGCTCGCGGAAAAAAGACTGAAGGAACGGCTGGGCAGCCAGCCGGGGACATTCAAGCTCTTTTACGATACGGTTGACTGCGGATGCGACGGCATTAATGTGCTGCTGATTCTGGACAAGCCGGATACCGGAGACCTGCATGTCGATGCCGGCGATCTGCCTGTAGTTGTCGGGAACCAGCATGAGATTTTTTATGAGGAGCAATTGAAGCTTGACGCCGATGCGAACACTTCTACCTTTAAATTAAGCAGTGATTCACAGCTGTATGGACAAAATATTTTGGTACGCGATACGCGGGGGCTGCAAGAATTCGAATCCGCGCCGGCTTCGGCCTGCGAAGTTCGGACCCGTTCTTAA
- a CDS encoding carboxypeptidase M32, which yields MEQPIQDQWTAFSVLLAKISGYHEAIGLLHWDLRTGAPRKGTEIRSKTIGMLSGELFKLETSPEMGRFTELFGQPEINSQLTDVQRKIVKDCRKEYERSKSIPPEKYEEYAILAAQTETMWETAKENNDFASFEPWLSRIVAFKQEFIDYWGVKGTRYDTLLDMYEPDLTVEKLDEIFSRLRSRLVPLAEQIAASPNKPNGDILNGTFDKESQEKFGLFILKQMGYDFEAGRLDESVHPFATGLNPGDVRITTNYLPDNVTSSIFSSLHEGGHALYEQNIDKNLVGTSLAQGASMGIHESQSRLWENMIGRSREFWHRYYGDLQQNFPETFKDVEAEDFYRAINRVENSLIRIEADELTYNLHIIIRYEIEKLIFNEGLTVKELPEMWNSKYNEYLGITPPSDSLGVLQDVHWSGGDFGYFASYSLGNMYAAQILHTLRKELPEFDSLVSSGNLLPIKEWLTDKIYRYGMSETPSQIIERVTGEPLNPDYLADYLEAKYRDIYHLKQAE from the coding sequence ATGGAACAACCAATACAGGACCAATGGACCGCCTTCAGTGTCTTGTTGGCCAAAATCAGCGGCTATCACGAGGCGATCGGCCTGCTGCATTGGGATCTGCGGACAGGAGCGCCGCGCAAGGGAACGGAAATCCGCTCGAAGACGATCGGAATGCTGAGCGGTGAGCTGTTCAAGCTGGAAACGTCGCCCGAGATGGGGCGGTTCACAGAGCTGTTCGGCCAGCCGGAGATCAACAGCCAACTGACTGACGTACAGCGCAAAATTGTCAAGGACTGCCGGAAGGAGTACGAGCGCAGCAAGAGCATTCCGCCGGAAAAATATGAAGAATACGCCATTCTGGCCGCTCAAACGGAAACGATGTGGGAAACGGCCAAGGAAAATAATGATTTTGCTTCCTTTGAGCCTTGGCTCAGCCGGATTGTTGCCTTTAAGCAGGAGTTCATCGATTATTGGGGCGTGAAAGGCACACGTTACGACACACTGCTGGACATGTACGAGCCCGACCTGACGGTAGAGAAGCTCGATGAAATTTTCAGCCGCCTGCGCAGCCGTCTGGTGCCGCTAGCCGAGCAAATCGCCGCTTCGCCTAACAAACCGAATGGAGACATTTTAAACGGTACGTTCGACAAGGAGTCGCAGGAGAAGTTCGGGCTCTTTATTCTGAAGCAAATGGGCTATGATTTCGAAGCTGGCCGGCTGGACGAGAGCGTGCATCCTTTTGCCACGGGGCTGAATCCGGGGGATGTCCGCATTACGACGAATTACCTGCCGGATAACGTGACCAGCTCCATTTTCAGCTCCCTGCACGAAGGCGGACACGCGCTGTATGAGCAGAACATCGACAAGAACCTTGTCGGCACGTCGCTTGCGCAGGGCGCTTCAATGGGTATTCACGAATCTCAATCCAGATTATGGGAAAATATGATCGGCCGCAGCCGCGAGTTCTGGCACCGGTATTACGGAGATCTGCAGCAGAATTTTCCGGAGACGTTCAAGGATGTGGAGGCAGAGGATTTCTACCGGGCGATCAACCGGGTGGAGAACTCCCTGATTCGCATTGAAGCGGATGAACTGACCTATAACCTTCATATCATTATCCGTTATGAGATCGAGAAGCTTATTTTTAATGAAGGTCTTACCGTCAAGGAGCTGCCGGAGATGTGGAACTCGAAGTACAATGAGTATCTTGGCATCACGCCGCCGAGCGACAGTCTGGGAGTGCTGCAGGACGTGCACTGGTCGGGCGGGGATTTCGGCTATTTCGCCTCTTACTCGCTGGGCAACATGTACGCGGCGCAAATTCTACATACCCTGCGTAAAGAGCTGCCGGAATTCGACTCTTTGGTGTCTTCAGGTAATCTGCTGCCGATCAAGGAATGGCTCACGGACAAAATATACCGCTACGGCATGAGCGAGACACCGTCGCAAATTATTGAACGGGTAACCGGC
- a CDS encoding TetR-like C-terminal domain-containing protein, with amino-acid sequence MHIPRDYLIAYMSSANFGILMHWLESGMKQTPQQMGRIMAQIINYGPIISSGLREK; translated from the coding sequence ATGCACATTCCGCGAGATTACCTGATTGCTTATATGTCCTCGGCTAATTTCGGCATACTCATGCATTGGCTGGAATCCGGCATGAAACAAACGCCTCAACAAATGGGAAGGATTATGGCCCAAATCATCAATTATGGACCCATTATTTCTTCCGGTCTCCGAGAAAAGTAA
- a CDS encoding carbohydrate ABC transporter permease, translating to MKKNPVSMLITFMVVLAGVLIFVAPLWIMVMNSFKPLNEIIAFPLRFPDEWSFDNYVKAWEEVNIPNIMKNTAIVSFSAVCGVIILATMTAYWAERHPTVYSRIFSSAILLSMLIPFATIMIPLVQVMKFMHLNNTIPGAVLAYWGIGLAFAFFMIRSGVKTLPYELEEAARIDGCGVIQVFVRIVFPLLSPVVFSVFVMDMFWVWNDFMIPLVLLNNQKLSTVQLAINRLFGMYNSRWDIALPALTMSMLPIIVIFILLQKKIVGGVMAGAVKG from the coding sequence ATGAAAAAGAACCCCGTTTCCATGTTGATCACGTTTATGGTTGTGCTCGCGGGGGTGCTAATCTTTGTGGCCCCTTTATGGATCATGGTCATGAACTCCTTTAAGCCGCTTAACGAAATTATAGCCTTTCCGCTCCGGTTTCCAGACGAGTGGAGCTTCGATAATTATGTAAAGGCTTGGGAAGAAGTGAATATCCCTAACATTATGAAGAACACAGCCATAGTGTCCTTTTCCGCTGTATGTGGTGTCATTATTCTGGCAACGATGACGGCTTACTGGGCGGAGCGGCATCCGACGGTCTATTCCCGAATCTTTAGCAGTGCCATCCTGCTATCCATGTTGATTCCCTTCGCGACAATTATGATTCCTCTTGTTCAGGTCATGAAGTTCATGCATTTAAACAATACAATTCCGGGAGCAGTGCTGGCCTATTGGGGGATTGGACTCGCTTTCGCTTTTTTTATGATCCGCAGTGGAGTCAAGACTCTTCCTTATGAATTGGAGGAGGCCGCCCGGATTGATGGTTGCGGTGTGATTCAGGTATTTGTAAGAATTGTGTTTCCTCTACTTTCACCGGTCGTATTCAGTGTATTTGTGATGGATATGTTCTGGGTTTGGAATGATTTTATGATTCCACTGGTTCTGCTGAACAATCAGAAACTCAGTACCGTTCAACTGGCGATTAACCGCTTGTTCGGCATGTATAACAGCCGTTGGGACATAGCTTTGCCTGCTCTAACCATGAGCATGCTTCCTATAATTGTTATCTTTATCCTTCTGCAAAAGAAAATTGTCGGAGGCGTAATGGCGGGCGCTGTAAAAGGTTGA
- a CDS encoding beta-class carbonic anhydrase: MSHISEILDFNQKFVEKKEYEAYLTSRFPDKKMIIITCMDTRLVELLPKAMNFKNGDVKVIKNAGAVISQPFGSVMRSVMVALYELNAEEVIVVGHHGCGMAALNADHMINSIKERGISEEVLSTLENSGIKLTKWLRGFDSIQEGVIQTVELIKRHPLLPPGVPVHGMIMDPTTGALELVSDGYTSN; this comes from the coding sequence ATGAGCCATATTTCGGAGATTCTGGATTTCAACCAAAAGTTTGTGGAAAAAAAAGAGTACGAAGCCTATTTGACCAGCCGTTTTCCGGATAAAAAAATGATTATTATCACCTGTATGGACACCCGTCTCGTGGAACTGCTGCCAAAGGCGATGAATTTCAAGAACGGTGACGTCAAGGTCATTAAAAATGCCGGCGCCGTCATTTCCCAGCCCTTTGGCAGTGTTATGCGAAGCGTAATGGTTGCCCTGTACGAGCTGAACGCGGAAGAAGTTATCGTCGTCGGCCATCACGGCTGCGGCATGGCGGCGCTGAACGCCGACCACATGATCAACTCGATCAAAGAACGAGGCATTTCGGAAGAAGTTCTCTCCACGCTGGAAAATTCGGGAATCAAGCTGACCAAATGGCTGCGCGGGTTTGACAGCATTCAGGAAGGGGTAATTCAAACTGTGGAGCTTATTAAGCGCCATCCATTACTTCCCCCTGGTGTTCCTGTTCATGGCATGATTATGGATCCGACCACCGGTGCACTGGAGCTTGTCTCGGATGGGTACACCAGTAATTGA
- a CDS encoding glycoside hydrolase family 3 C-terminal domain-containing protein produces MHKDLDRLISDMTLHEKVALCTGENSWKTKAFKHLGIPSILMSDGSSGVRFQKDSEITRSQSFYESISSRFDSEEAISNTHKATCFPSASTVACSWNKELIYEIGQAIAKECRRLGIHLLLGPGMNIRRHPLTARNFEYYSEDPYLTGDMAAAMVMGVQSQGVGTSLKHFACHNSDTKRTLVDAIVEERALREIYLAAFERVVNQAKPTTVMSAYNKINGVQASEDPLLLNQILREEWGFAGAVISDWGAVKNVVEATLAGLDLQMPLSLSSSRFLEEAVQKGDIAEEWLNRRVKHILQLVFSLTEKAEPKAEFDFVQHHRIAQRAAEESIVLLKNGRQLLPLSTEKIKKIAVVGKLAVEPLYQGTGCAVVNAQLVDIPLDSIRSLCQGTIEVAYAPGYNSDGSTNQALLQEAGLLARDADVVLIFAGAFMPEESDDYNRKDMNIESGHEQLIETVCAVNRNSILILANGESVSMPWTDMASVVLETWFGGEGMGAALANILFGLVNPSGKLSATIPEKLNNTPAYLSFPGNEKDLYYSEGIYVGYRYYDKKEIAPRFPFGHGLSYTQFTYSNLTVSSSSVKLPETLKVTVDITNTGDVYGKEIIQLYLSQPKSKLPRPVQELKGFAKVALHSGETKTVEFVLEERDFSYYNPEFGKWVADTAEFIVRIGASSRDIRLTKAVQVENSRKYVSKIRTDSGFTELLENATAKPIFYQFLIENGLINQEQANENLDELLKWSFWGIQTFMDMNSGGTITYEKLEEVVTRINDALEKAQ; encoded by the coding sequence ATGCATAAAGATTTGGACAGGCTTATAAGTGATATGACCTTACATGAAAAAGTGGCGTTATGTACCGGTGAAAATTCATGGAAAACCAAAGCCTTTAAACACCTGGGCATTCCTTCTATTCTTATGAGTGACGGTTCAAGCGGCGTCCGATTTCAGAAGGATTCCGAAATCACCCGATCGCAATCCTTTTATGAGTCCATTAGCAGCCGATTTGACAGTGAAGAGGCGATCAGTAATACCCATAAGGCTACCTGCTTTCCCTCGGCATCAACGGTTGCTTGCTCATGGAATAAAGAGCTGATCTATGAGATCGGCCAAGCGATTGCCAAGGAGTGCCGTCGCCTGGGGATCCATCTACTGTTGGGCCCCGGAATGAACATTCGCCGGCATCCTTTAACAGCACGCAACTTTGAATACTATTCGGAAGACCCCTATTTAACAGGGGACATGGCCGCAGCCATGGTTATGGGTGTGCAGAGTCAAGGGGTCGGCACTTCTCTCAAGCATTTTGCCTGCCATAATTCGGATACCAAACGAACACTGGTGGATGCCATTGTGGAGGAAAGAGCTCTGCGGGAGATCTATTTAGCAGCCTTTGAACGGGTCGTTAATCAGGCCAAGCCCACTACCGTCATGAGTGCGTACAACAAAATTAACGGGGTTCAAGCCAGCGAAGATCCCTTGCTGCTCAATCAGATTTTGCGTGAGGAATGGGGATTCGCCGGAGCGGTGATCAGTGACTGGGGGGCGGTCAAAAATGTGGTGGAAGCCACCTTGGCGGGGCTTGATTTGCAAATGCCGCTTTCTTTAAGCTCGTCAAGATTTTTGGAAGAGGCCGTTCAAAAAGGCGACATCGCCGAAGAGTGGCTTAACCGCCGGGTGAAGCATATTCTACAGCTTGTATTTAGTCTGACGGAAAAAGCGGAACCAAAGGCCGAGTTCGATTTTGTTCAGCATCACCGGATCGCACAGCGGGCCGCAGAGGAATCCATTGTTTTATTGAAAAACGGGCGGCAATTACTGCCACTATCCACTGAGAAAATCAAGAAAATTGCGGTTGTCGGCAAATTGGCGGTTGAACCGTTATATCAAGGAACAGGCTGCGCCGTCGTGAATGCGCAGCTGGTAGATATACCGCTGGATAGCATACGCAGCCTGTGCCAAGGTACTATCGAGGTTGCTTATGCTCCCGGATATAACAGCGACGGCTCTACAAATCAGGCTTTGTTGCAGGAGGCCGGGCTTCTGGCCCGCGATGCGGATGTTGTTTTGATTTTCGCCGGAGCCTTTATGCCCGAAGAAAGTGATGATTACAACCGGAAGGATATGAATATCGAATCGGGTCATGAACAACTGATTGAAACGGTCTGTGCCGTAAATCGAAACTCGATTCTGATTCTGGCTAACGGAGAGTCGGTTTCGATGCCCTGGACCGATATGGCTAGCGTTGTGCTGGAGACCTGGTTTGGCGGGGAAGGCATGGGAGCGGCTCTTGCCAATATCCTCTTCGGCTTGGTGAATCCTTCCGGCAAACTGTCTGCCACCATTCCGGAGAAATTAAACAATACCCCTGCGTATCTTAGCTTCCCCGGCAATGAAAAGGATCTGTACTACAGTGAAGGAATCTATGTAGGTTACCGCTATTACGACAAAAAAGAAATCGCTCCGCGGTTTCCGTTTGGGCACGGCCTTTCATATACGCAATTCACGTATAGCAATCTTACCGTATCGTCATCATCGGTTAAGCTGCCCGAAACTTTAAAAGTAACTGTAGATATTACAAATACTGGTGATGTCTACGGGAAAGAAATTATACAATTGTATCTTTCGCAGCCGAAATCAAAGCTCCCTCGACCGGTTCAAGAGTTAAAGGGCTTCGCGAAAGTGGCGCTCCATTCCGGAGAAACGAAAACAGTTGAATTTGTGTTAGAAGAACGTGACTTCTCTTACTATAACCCGGAGTTCGGCAAATGGGTTGCAGACACTGCGGAATTCATCGTCCGGATCGGCGCCTCAAGCCGAGACATCCGCCTTACGAAGGCGGTTCAGGTGGAAAATTCCCGGAAATATGTCTCAAAGATCAGGACGGACAGCGGATTTACAGAACTGCTAGAGAATGCGACGGCCAAACCAATCTTTTATCAGTTTTTGATAGAAAACGGCTTGATTAATCAAGAGCAGGCAAATGAAAATCTGGATGAATTGCTAAAATGGTCGTTCTGGGGCATTCAGACTTTTATGGATATGAATTCGGGGGGAACGATTACTTATGAGAAATTGGAGGAAGTAGTTACCAGAATAAATGATGCGTTGGAGAAGGCACAGTAG
- a CDS encoding NUDIX hydrolase, with the protein MPLPEMFDIFDEQMVRIGTDSRNNAHAKGLWHQTFHCWVVNPSVGKGGSLLFQLRHMSKDTFPGRLDTSCAGHLQAGETVEDGVRELQEELGLAVPFEDLIYCGMTAEESRPAPGLIDREFSHVFLYTCDQELEKFRFQREEISGLFFVNIPEFRQLVSGETDALTIEGIVADEESQHVSREQRLVRLEDFTPNSEEYYRLLFKHL; encoded by the coding sequence ATGCCGCTGCCGGAAATGTTCGACATTTTCGATGAACAAATGGTCCGGATCGGGACCGACAGCCGGAACAATGCGCACGCCAAAGGCTTGTGGCACCAAACGTTTCACTGCTGGGTCGTTAACCCTTCGGTTGGCAAGGGCGGGAGCCTGCTGTTTCAATTGCGCCATATGAGCAAGGATACTTTCCCGGGTCGGCTCGACACCTCCTGTGCGGGACATCTTCAGGCAGGGGAGACGGTAGAGGATGGCGTTCGGGAGCTTCAGGAGGAGCTTGGGCTTGCCGTTCCGTTTGAAGATCTGATCTACTGCGGGATGACCGCGGAGGAGAGCAGACCTGCGCCCGGTCTAATCGACAGGGAATTCAGCCATGTGTTTCTGTATACGTGTGATCAGGAACTAGAGAAATTCCGGTTTCAGCGGGAAGAGATTTCGGGTTTGTTTTTTGTGAACATCCCTGAGTTCCGGCAGCTTGTGAGCGGGGAGACGGATGCACTTACAATTGAAGGGATCGTCGCCGATGAAGAATCGCAGCATGTGAGCCGGGAGCAAAGGCTGGTGCGGCTGGAGGATTTTACGCCGAACTCCGAGGAATATTACCGTCTGCTGTTCAAGCATTTATAG